In the bacterium genome, CCTCGACTACCTGATGAAGGCCATCGAGGCCGCCGGCTACCGGCCCGGCGAGGACATCGTGCTCGCCATGGACGTGGCGTCGAGCGAGCTGTACAGGGACGGCAAGTACCACCTCGTGGCCGAGGGCGGCGAGGACTGGACCGCCGACCAGCTCATCGCCTTCTACAAGGACCTCATCGAGAACTACCCGATCATGTCCATCGAGGACGGCCTGGACGAGAACGACTGGGAGGGCTGGGGCCGGCTCACCGAGACGATCGGCCACCGGGTGCAGATCGTGGGCGACGACCTGCTCGTCACCAACCCCAACAAGCTGCGCGAGGCGATCCGGCTCGGCTGCGCCAACTCGATCCTCATCAAGCTGAACCAGATCGGCACCCTGAGCGAGACCCTCGAGACCATCGAGATGGCCAAGCGGGCCCGCTACACCAACGTCGTGAGCCACCGCTCGGGCGAGACCGCCGACACGACCATCGCCGACCTGGCCGTGGCCACCAACGCCGGCCAGATCAAGACCGGTTCGCTGTGCCGCTCGGACCGCATCGCCAAGTACAACCAGCTGCTCCGCATCGAGGAGGAGCTCGACGACCTGGCCGTGTATCCCGGGCTGGCGTGTTTCTCGAACCTGCGCTAGGATCGCGGCGGCGCCGGCCCCGGGTCGGCGCCGCCACCCCCTGCTGACGTCACCTGAAGCGAGGAAGGACCCGGCTTCGGATGAGCACCCACCCGACTCCCCTGCGCCCCACCGCCCGCGACGGCTTCGTGCGCGGCCGCCCCGCGAACGGCCTGCCGGCCGGCCGCCTGCTGCTCTACGCCGCCGCCCTCGGGCTCGTCGGCCTGGCCATCCTGGTCCAGTTCGGCGAGAACGGAATCTTCGCCTTCTGGGACCTGCAGGGCCGCCGCGCCGAACTGCAGGACGAGGTCGCCGGCCTCGAGGCCGCCAACGCCGACCGGCGCGAACAGCTGCAGCACCTGGCGGGCGATCCGGAGGTGCTCGAACGCATCGCCCGCGAGCGCCACAACATGCAGCGCCAGGACGAGGAAGTGCTGATGGTCCTGCCGGCACCGGCGGAGCCGGACTAGAGCGTGGCCAGTCCCCCGGTCCCCGTCCCGTGATCCGGTTGTCATCGTTTCAGTTGCCCGGGCGGGCGGGCGCCGGAATCTTCGCGCCGGTTCCTTGACAGCCCCCGGGGCGGTGCCTATATTCGCCCTCCCGTCGCGAGGCGGGCGCCGAAAATCTCGATACGGATGCGGGGTGGAGCAGTCTGGTAGCTCGTTGGGCTCATAACCCAAAGGTCACAGGTTCAAATCCTGTCCCCGCTACCACTTTGAAAGAATCCCTGATGCCTAGCGCATCGGGGATTCTTTTCGTTCGGAGCTCGCCGCAGCCGCCCACCCCATCGACCGTCAGATTCTCGACGAAGGCGCGGACGACGCGTTTGCGTTCTTCCGTGGTGCCTTGTTCGAAGAGCTTCCTCGCGTCCTCCAGGCCCGCCAGGATGGCGTCCACGAGGGCGTCCGGGGTCGGCCCCTTGGCCCGGACCCGCTCGAGTTGGCGGAGGCGGCCCTCGATCTCCTTCCGCTCGGCCAGGAGGCGGCCGAGACGGTCCTCCATGAGCTCGCGGTGTTCGGCCGCTGCTGTGGCCATCAGGTCGATCACCGAGTCGATCTTCGTCGTGAGTTCCTTCAAGCGGGCCTTGAGGCGACGGCGCTCGGGGGCCGGGTCGGGCCCGGGCGGGGCGAGCTGCCGTTCGATGAGCGCGCGCAGCGTGTCCCTCCCCCGCGCGCCCAGCAGGGCGTCGATCCTCTGCGCCACGAAAT is a window encoding:
- a CDS encoding septum formation initiator family protein, translated to MSTHPTPLRPTARDGFVRGRPANGLPAGRLLLYAAALGLVGLAILVQFGENGIFAFWDLQGRRAELQDEVAGLEAANADRREQLQHLAGDPEVLERIARERHNMQRQDEEVLMVLPAPAEPD